Proteins encoded together in one Marinithermus hydrothermalis DSM 14884 window:
- the wecB gene encoding non-hydrolyzing UDP-N-acetylglucosamine 2-epimerase yields MSTVVLAFGTRPEATKMAPVYRALRQVQGLTPRVLLTGQHKEQLEQALSLFEVPVAANLEVMTERQALPDLAARILPQAARKLRELEAEYVLVHGDTLTTFAVAWAAFLEGLPVGHVEAGLRSHNLREPFPEEANRRLTDVLTDLDLAPTPGAKANLIREGKPAERIVVTGQTGIDAIQYAARVGRLPAGLPPGPYVTVTMHRRENWPRLGHLAHALAELARAHPRYTFVYPVHLNPVVREAVWPVLEGVPNFVLLDPLEYGAMAALLRESTLIVTDSGGLQEEGAALGVPVVVLRNVTERPEGLEAGILTLAGTDPARVYAVVDGLLTDPEARARMRRAKNPYGDGRAALRVAQAVAWRLGLGTRPADWRA; encoded by the coding sequence ATGAGCACCGTTGTACTCGCGTTCGGCACCCGCCCCGAAGCCACCAAGATGGCCCCTGTCTACCGTGCCCTCCGGCAGGTCCAGGGGCTCACCCCCCGGGTGCTCCTCACCGGGCAGCACAAGGAGCAGCTCGAGCAAGCCCTCTCGCTCTTCGAGGTGCCCGTCGCGGCCAACCTCGAGGTCATGACCGAGCGCCAGGCGCTTCCCGACCTCGCGGCCCGCATCCTGCCCCAGGCCGCGCGGAAGCTCCGGGAGCTCGAGGCGGAGTACGTGCTGGTGCACGGGGACACCCTCACGACCTTCGCGGTGGCCTGGGCAGCGTTCTTGGAGGGGCTGCCGGTGGGGCACGTGGAGGCCGGGCTACGCAGCCATAACCTTAGGGAGCCCTTCCCCGAGGAGGCCAACCGCCGGCTGACCGACGTGCTCACCGATCTGGACCTCGCCCCTACCCCGGGCGCGAAAGCAAACCTGATCCGCGAGGGCAAGCCGGCCGAACGCATCGTGGTGACCGGCCAGACCGGGATCGACGCGATCCAGTACGCCGCGCGGGTGGGGCGGCTGCCCGCGGGGTTGCCGCCCGGCCCTTACGTGACGGTCACGATGCACCGGCGGGAGAACTGGCCGCGGCTCGGCCATCTGGCCCATGCGCTGGCCGAGCTGGCGCGGGCGCACCCCCGGTACACCTTCGTCTACCCCGTGCACCTGAACCCCGTGGTCCGCGAGGCGGTCTGGCCGGTGCTGGAGGGGGTGCCGAACTTCGTGCTGCTCGACCCCTTGGAGTACGGGGCGATGGCCGCGCTGCTCCGCGAAAGCACGTTGATCGTGACCGACTCGGGAGGGCTGCAGGAGGAAGGAGCGGCCCTTGGGGTTCCGGTCGTGGTGCTCCGGAACGTGACCGAGCGGCCGGAGGGGCTCGAGGCCGGCATCCTCACGCTTGCGGGCACCGACCCCGCGCGGGTCTACGCCGTGGTGGACGGCCTGCTCACGGATCCCGAGGCGCGGGCGCGGATGCGGCGCGCCAAGAACCCGTACGGGGACGGCCGCGCCGCCCTGCGCGTCGCGCAGGCCGTGGCCTGGCGGCTGGGGCTCGGGACGCGCCCTGCGGACTGGCGGGCCTAA
- a CDS encoding DUF1850 domain-containing protein, protein MRGLLGVGLLLGLGALAFFLGVQRGVWVEVDGRGVLFLPLKEEERFALSWVHSVDGIRVWDVFEYREGRVYLVETRTPYFAAGLGEVPGRGRVVGMAGHALAIVGIDEPLEGWVLRIGSPEVRHTLHHRGCAYDLSARYAHRRLTFRPGVRLGLGRGEACATW, encoded by the coding sequence ATGCGGGGGCTCCTGGGCGTCGGCCTGTTGTTAGGCCTGGGGGCCCTCGCCTTCTTCCTGGGGGTGCAGCGGGGGGTTTGGGTCGAGGTGGACGGGAGGGGAGTGCTGTTCCTGCCGCTAAAGGAGGAGGAGCGGTTCGCGCTCTCGTGGGTCCACTCCGTGGACGGCATCCGGGTGTGGGACGTGTTCGAGTACCGCGAGGGGCGCGTTTACCTGGTGGAGACGCGCACTCCCTACTTCGCGGCTGGGTTGGGTGAGGTGCCCGGGAGGGGGCGTGTGGTGGGGATGGCGGGGCACGCCTTGGCGATCGTGGGAATCGATGAGCCGCTCGAGGGGTGGGTGCTCCGCATCGGCAGTCCCGAGGTACGCCATACGCTCCACCACCGTGGGTGCGCCTACGACCTGAGCGCCCGTTATGCGCACCGGCGGCTCACCTTCCGTCCGGGCGTGCGCTTGGGGTTGGGACGAGGTGAGGCATGCGCTACGTGGTGA
- a CDS encoding TAXI family TRAP transporter solute-binding subunit — MRSVVALGLLLLGGVAGAQVTRISIATGGTGGIYFPLGGGMAKVWTDFVEGVEATAEVTGASVENVRLVVLDEAQVALGTGNVVFQAYAGTGRFEGKPQPILAIGAMYPNALQIATLSSTGIRRIADLKGKRVSVGAPGSGTEVMTKSVLEVLGVTYADFAQLQRLSFAENVNALKDGAIDAGSWSVGLGASSLVDLATTRDMELVCMTPEEQQKVQEAFSYYAPFTIPAGTYPGVDYDCPTVQVANVLFVHRDADPELVYQLTRALYEHKDALEQIHPVAQIISPEYALNSTPIPFHPGALRYYEELGLEVPAALKPER; from the coding sequence ATGCGGTCTGTTGTGGCCCTTGGGCTCCTCTTGCTGGGGGGCGTTGCGGGGGCTCAGGTGACGCGGATCTCCATCGCGACCGGCGGCACCGGCGGGATCTACTTCCCGCTGGGCGGGGGGATGGCCAAGGTCTGGACGGACTTCGTCGAGGGCGTGGAGGCCACCGCCGAGGTCACGGGCGCTTCGGTGGAGAACGTGCGGCTGGTGGTGCTGGACGAGGCCCAGGTGGCCTTGGGCACCGGGAACGTGGTCTTCCAGGCCTACGCGGGCACCGGACGGTTCGAGGGCAAGCCCCAACCGATCCTCGCGATCGGAGCGATGTACCCGAACGCCCTGCAGATCGCGACCCTGAGCAGTACCGGGATCCGCCGCATCGCGGATCTCAAGGGCAAGCGGGTCTCGGTGGGCGCGCCTGGTTCGGGGACCGAGGTGATGACCAAGAGCGTCCTCGAGGTGCTCGGGGTGACCTACGCGGACTTCGCGCAGCTTCAGCGCCTTTCCTTTGCGGAGAACGTGAACGCGCTCAAGGACGGGGCGATCGACGCGGGCAGCTGGTCGGTGGGGCTGGGGGCCAGCTCCCTGGTGGATCTGGCCACCACGCGGGATATGGAGCTGGTGTGCATGACTCCGGAGGAGCAGCAAAAGGTGCAGGAGGCGTTTAGTTACTACGCGCCCTTCACCATTCCCGCCGGCACCTATCCCGGCGTGGATTACGACTGTCCTACCGTCCAGGTGGCGAACGTTCTCTTCGTGCACCGGGACGCGGACCCCGAGCTCGTCTACCAACTCACCCGGGCGCTTTACGAGCACAAGGACGCGCTCGAGCAGATCCACCCCGTGGCGCAGATCATCAGCCCCGAGTACGCCTTGAACTCCACCCCGATCCCCTTCCACCCGGGGGCGCTCCGCTACTACGAGGAGCTCGGCCTCGAGGTGCCGGCAGCGCTGAAGCCCGAGCGGTAG
- a CDS encoding c-type cytochrome, protein MRVWGRTLLVALLLGGLALAQDGLGAQVYQQCAGCHQESGMGLPGIFPPLAGTLPRIAAAEGGRDYLIRVVLFGMMGPIESVNGSYNGQMPAWGGSFDDAQIAAVLNYVLTAWGNDALLPKGWEAIAPEEVQAARVEDLKPQEVLKLRPKVEFGE, encoded by the coding sequence ATGCGCGTGTGGGGTCGCACCCTGCTAGTTGCCCTGTTGTTAGGAGGCCTTGCCCTGGCGCAGGATGGGTTGGGAGCACAGGTGTACCAGCAGTGCGCCGGGTGCCACCAGGAAAGCGGGATGGGGCTTCCCGGCATCTTCCCGCCGCTCGCGGGCACGCTGCCTAGGATCGCCGCGGCTGAGGGAGGGCGCGACTACCTGATCCGGGTGGTGCTGTTCGGCATGATGGGCCCAATCGAGTCCGTGAACGGTAGCTACAACGGACAGATGCCGGCCTGGGGGGGCAGCTTCGACGACGCGCAGATCGCCGCGGTGCTGAACTACGTGCTGACCGCGTGGGGCAACGACGCGCTCTTGCCCAAGGGGTGGGAGGCCATCGCCCCCGAGGAGGTCCAGGCCGCGCGGGTGGAGGACCTTAAGCCGCAGGAGGTGCTGAAGCTGCGGCCCAAGGTGGAGTTCGGCGAATGA
- a CDS encoding TldD/PmbA family protein: MLQPELVSKLLTTAHQYGADFAEVYVERWRRRHLRVLNREVKEALSGLEYGAGVRLFFGTEVVYAYTNDLSEANLLEVTETLARLKGEKGRVDARGAGGLDFRKQTATGLHAPKMPLESQDKRYRLERLLEAEAAARVAPEIKRVETRLLEWDQEVLVANSEGAWVEDRRVRTRLVVVAIAEDERGAQTGSAGPGLSAGLELFERFPPAEVGRRAGMQALTNLRARPAPAGTMPVVIGNAFGGVIFHEALGHLLETTSVAKKASVLSDKLGEPVASPVVTYIDDGTLAHGWGSSEYDDEGHPTERTVLIENGVLKSYMVDRLGSLKTGYRPTGSGRRQDYTFAPTSRMRNTFIAPGDTPKEALFEGIEFGLYAADMGGGQVRPGSGEYNFAVKEGYIIRKGRIEEPVRGAMLVGKGPETIQRIVAVSDDLANAPGMCGSLSGSIPVEVGQPHLLVSELVVGGQA, translated from the coding sequence ATGCTACAACCCGAACTCGTTTCGAAACTCCTAACGACCGCACATCAGTACGGTGCCGACTTCGCCGAGGTCTACGTCGAGCGCTGGCGGCGGCGCCACCTGCGCGTGCTAAACCGCGAGGTCAAGGAAGCCCTCTCCGGCCTCGAGTACGGGGCCGGGGTGCGATTGTTCTTTGGGACGGAGGTGGTGTACGCCTACACCAACGACCTCTCCGAAGCGAACCTCCTCGAAGTCACCGAGACGCTCGCCCGGCTCAAGGGCGAGAAAGGCCGCGTGGACGCCCGCGGCGCGGGAGGGCTGGATTTCCGAAAGCAGACCGCCACGGGGCTGCACGCCCCCAAGATGCCCCTCGAATCCCAGGACAAGCGCTACCGCCTCGAGCGCCTCCTCGAGGCGGAGGCCGCGGCCCGCGTCGCTCCGGAGATCAAGCGAGTGGAGACGCGCTTGCTGGAGTGGGACCAGGAGGTGCTCGTCGCCAACAGCGAGGGGGCGTGGGTGGAGGACCGCCGGGTGCGCACGCGCCTGGTCGTGGTGGCCATCGCCGAGGACGAACGCGGCGCCCAGACCGGCTCGGCCGGGCCGGGCTTGAGCGCGGGCCTCGAGCTCTTCGAGCGTTTCCCGCCCGCCGAGGTGGGCCGGCGCGCCGGCATGCAAGCCCTCACGAACCTGCGGGCACGCCCCGCCCCCGCGGGCACGATGCCGGTAGTGATCGGCAACGCCTTCGGCGGCGTGATCTTCCACGAGGCCCTGGGGCACCTCTTGGAGACCACCTCGGTGGCCAAAAAGGCCTCGGTCCTCTCGGACAAACTAGGGGAACCGGTGGCGAGCCCGGTCGTGACCTACATCGATGACGGCACGCTGGCGCACGGGTGGGGGTCCTCGGAGTACGACGACGAAGGCCACCCCACGGAGCGCACCGTCCTGATCGAGAACGGCGTGCTCAAGAGCTACATGGTGGACCGGCTCGGCAGCCTCAAAACAGGGTACCGTCCCACCGGCTCGGGCCGCCGGCAGGACTACACCTTCGCCCCCACGAGCCGCATGCGCAACACCTTCATCGCCCCCGGCGACACCCCGAAAGAAGCGCTGTTCGAGGGGATCGAGTTCGGCCTGTACGCCGCCGACATGGGGGGCGGGCAGGTCCGCCCCGGCTCGGGCGAGTACAACTTCGCGGTCAAGGAAGGGTACATCATTCGCAAGGGCCGCATCGAGGAGCCCGTGCGCGGCGCGATGCTTGTCGGCAAAGGCCCGGAAACCATCCAGAGGATCGTGGCGGTCTCGGACGACCTCGCGAACGCCCCCGGCATGTGCGGTTCGCTCTCCGGCTCGATCCCCGTAGAGGTCGGGCAACCGCACCTATTGGTGAGCGAACTCGTGGTCGGCGGGCAGGCGTAA
- the holA gene encoding DNA polymerase III subunit delta, with the protein MIVAFTGDPYLARQALLREAELKGLAPRLLPPDPARLQQAAAGGLFGPSGALVDLREAAEAEWKALRPVLEALPADALVLLLDPKPPAARSRWYKARAEVRDHPTPRWKDRVRWVENELKSRGIKAPSAVAQYLAGLEGDLEALAMELEKLELLSPPLSVEKVRAVVALEAPLSAFDLVRAVTEGRFREALQHLRTLLARGEEPLRILGALSWQYTTLAKAWALLAENPLLGEKEAAGLLGVHPYAARQALLLAKRLDEARLRQALEALVVAERRAKEAGNPVRALEEALWRLTRLFSKPK; encoded by the coding sequence GTGATCGTTGCCTTCACCGGCGACCCGTACCTGGCCCGGCAGGCGTTGTTACGGGAGGCCGAATTGAAGGGGCTCGCCCCGCGCCTCCTGCCCCCGGATCCCGCCCGGCTCCAGCAGGCAGCCGCAGGCGGGTTGTTCGGCCCCTCCGGGGCCCTCGTGGACCTCAGGGAGGCCGCCGAGGCCGAGTGGAAGGCCCTCCGGCCCGTCCTCGAAGCCCTTCCCGCGGACGCGCTCGTTCTGCTCCTGGATCCCAAACCCCCCGCGGCGCGGAGCCGCTGGTACAAGGCGCGCGCCGAGGTGCGGGACCACCCCACCCCGAGGTGGAAGGACCGGGTGCGCTGGGTGGAGAACGAGCTCAAATCCCGCGGCATCAAAGCCCCCAGCGCGGTCGCGCAGTACCTCGCGGGCCTCGAGGGCGACCTGGAGGCCCTGGCGATGGAGCTGGAGAAGCTCGAGCTCCTCTCCCCCCCGCTCAGCGTGGAGAAGGTGCGGGCGGTGGTGGCCCTCGAAGCGCCCTTGAGCGCGTTTGATCTGGTGCGCGCGGTGACGGAAGGACGGTTCCGCGAGGCGCTCCAGCACCTCCGCACCCTCCTGGCGCGCGGCGAGGAACCCTTGCGCATCCTGGGGGCCTTGAGCTGGCAGTACACGACCCTAGCCAAGGCCTGGGCCCTCCTCGCGGAGAACCCCTTGCTTGGGGAGAAGGAGGCCGCGGGGCTGCTAGGGGTGCACCCGTACGCGGCGCGCCAGGCCCTCCTGCTCGCGAAGCGGCTCGACGAAGCGCGCCTACGCCAGGCGCTGGAGGCGCTCGTCGTGGCGGAACGCCGGGCGAAGGAGGCCGGGAACCCGGTCCGAGCGCTTGAAGAAGCCTTGTGGCGTCTGACCCGACTGTTTTCGAAACCGAAATAA
- a CDS encoding TRAP transporter permease, with protein sequence MRYVVTLLALGLVAFQLYTAGVSPMPAIFQRSAHFALVLALLFLTVPVSRRASPAVRWMVDGPLVLLALVTGGYIYFGYDAIIERFGWWEPQDIWLGSTLVLLTLEATRRAIGWPMTLIAAAFLAYAFLGPYMPGVLAHKGYSLQRLVGQLYLTTEGIYGLPLGVAATFVFIFILFGALLEATGAGRFFIDLAYALAGRSRGGPAKASVIASAFMGSVSGSAIANVVTTGAFTIPLMKRLGYRPEEAAGVESAASTGGQIMPPIMGAGAFLIAEFTGVPYLEIVKLSLIPALLYFLTVYLFVDLIAAKRGMRGLPPEELPPLKRVLLEGWHFLLPVGVLVYYLIAGVSPMRVGFIAVLTVLAAALVRRSSRPRLGQIIAAFEKGARAAVPVSVATAAAGIVVGVVGLTGLGLKFSDLVIGFSGGVPLLALLLVALASLVLGMGLPVTASYIVLVVLAGPALEELGIALIVAHLVVFWFSQDSNVTPPVALAAYAAAGLAGTSPMRAAFQAWKFAKGLYLVPLLMVYAPGVLLMGSPPEVLWDLLRAALALCAFAMALEGYGFRPLRAWERALLLGGGVALFVPERTLDLLGLAAVLVGVGVGFLQARGGLGPAQDRESQE encoded by the coding sequence ATGCGCTACGTGGTGACGCTGCTCGCGCTGGGGCTCGTGGCGTTTCAACTCTACACTGCGGGCGTGTCCCCCATGCCCGCGATCTTCCAGCGCTCTGCGCATTTCGCGCTGGTGCTCGCCCTGCTTTTTTTGACGGTGCCGGTCTCCCGGCGGGCTTCCCCGGCCGTGCGGTGGATGGTGGACGGCCCGCTGGTCCTGCTGGCCCTTGTGACGGGCGGGTACATCTACTTCGGGTACGACGCGATCATCGAGCGATTTGGGTGGTGGGAACCGCAGGACATCTGGCTGGGGAGCACGCTGGTCCTCCTTACCCTCGAGGCCACCCGCCGCGCGATCGGCTGGCCGATGACCCTCATCGCCGCGGCCTTCCTGGCCTACGCGTTCTTGGGGCCGTACATGCCGGGGGTCCTGGCGCACAAGGGGTACTCCCTCCAGCGCTTGGTGGGGCAGCTGTACCTGACCACCGAGGGGATTTACGGCCTGCCGCTCGGGGTGGCGGCGACCTTCGTCTTCATCTTTATCTTGTTCGGGGCGCTGCTCGAGGCGACCGGGGCGGGCCGGTTCTTCATCGACCTAGCCTACGCCCTCGCGGGGCGGAGCCGTGGCGGGCCGGCGAAGGCCAGCGTGATCGCTTCGGCTTTCATGGGGTCCGTTTCGGGCAGCGCGATCGCAAACGTGGTAACGACGGGCGCGTTCACCATCCCGCTCATGAAGCGGCTGGGGTACCGGCCTGAGGAGGCGGCGGGGGTGGAGTCCGCCGCGAGCACCGGGGGACAGATCATGCCGCCCATCATGGGGGCCGGGGCTTTTCTCATCGCGGAGTTCACCGGCGTGCCGTACCTGGAGATCGTGAAGCTCTCCTTGATCCCGGCGCTCTTGTACTTCCTCACCGTCTACCTCTTCGTGGATCTGATCGCGGCCAAGCGGGGCATGCGGGGGCTGCCCCCAGAGGAGCTGCCTCCCTTAAAGCGCGTGCTCCTCGAGGGCTGGCACTTCCTGTTGCCGGTGGGGGTGCTGGTGTACTACCTGATCGCCGGGGTGAGCCCTATGCGGGTGGGGTTCATCGCGGTATTGACCGTGCTTGCCGCCGCGCTTGTACGCCGTTCCTCCCGGCCGCGTTTGGGACAGATCATCGCGGCTTTTGAAAAGGGAGCGCGAGCCGCGGTTCCCGTGAGCGTAGCTACGGCCGCCGCGGGCATCGTGGTGGGGGTGGTGGGCCTTACGGGCCTCGGGCTGAAGTTCAGCGATCTGGTGATCGGGTTTTCCGGCGGGGTCCCCTTGCTGGCGCTGCTTTTGGTGGCGCTGGCGAGCTTAGTGTTGGGGATGGGGCTTCCGGTCACGGCCTCCTATATCGTGCTGGTGGTCCTCGCCGGACCGGCGCTGGAGGAGCTGGGGATCGCCTTGATCGTGGCCCACCTGGTGGTCTTCTGGTTCAGCCAGGACTCGAACGTCACCCCGCCGGTGGCCCTCGCGGCCTACGCCGCGGCGGGGTTGGCCGGAACGAGCCCCATGCGCGCGGCCTTCCAAGCCTGGAAGTTCGCGAAGGGGTTGTACCTCGTGCCCTTGTTGATGGTGTACGCGCCGGGGGTGCTCTTGATGGGCTCGCCCCCTGAGGTCTTGTGGGACCTGTTGCGGGCCGCGCTGGCCTTGTGCGCCTTCGCCATGGCTCTTGAAGGGTACGGGTTCCGTCCGTTGCGGGCCTGGGAACGGGCCTTGCTTTTAGGGGGTGGGGTGGCATTGTTCGTGCCGGAAAGGACCCTGGATCTTCTAGGGCTCGCGGCGGTGCTCGTGGGGGTGGGCGTGGGGTTCTTGCAGGCGCGCGGCGGGCTTGGGCCCGCACAGGATCGGGAATCACAAGAATAG
- a CDS encoding MFS transporter, whose product MLALELLRDPLYRRYWISLFISQLGTWMQAATQAWLVLVLTGSAERLGLVVALQFAPSLFFSLLAGVVADRTPKRRLLLLTQTSLMLLALGMSLLIFAGAVQYWHVLIFAALYGTANVFDLPTRQAFTVELAGRARYPGAISLNSFGFNLSRLVGPAVAGLVIARYGMGWTFLLNALSFIPLILVLRGLSVGNAAGERRGNPIAQALEGLRYVWATPLVRTVVLLMLWVGIFGINFQTLIPAYARLELGLEAGGYGFLLSALGLGALGGALWQAWASSVRPARLLLGAGLLGGVHLLLLARLPAWGVAIVLIAAGFAMVTTLISANTTVQTIVPDRLRGRVMSIYSLVLLGTGPLGAYLTGLLFEALGGRMAAGVLGACTLAGWVFFLRRPWPRRLDAARPEAV is encoded by the coding sequence GTGTTGGCCCTCGAGCTCCTACGCGACCCCCTATATCGGCGTTACTGGATCAGCCTCTTCATCAGCCAGCTCGGGACCTGGATGCAAGCCGCGACCCAGGCCTGGCTGGTCCTCGTCCTCACCGGCTCAGCCGAACGGCTGGGCTTGGTCGTGGCGCTGCAGTTTGCCCCCTCCCTCTTCTTCTCGCTCCTCGCGGGCGTGGTGGCCGACCGGACGCCCAAGCGCCGGCTGTTGCTCCTTACGCAGACCAGCCTCATGCTGCTGGCTTTGGGGATGAGCCTCCTCATCTTTGCCGGGGCCGTCCAGTACTGGCACGTCCTGATCTTTGCCGCGCTCTACGGCACCGCGAACGTCTTCGACCTGCCCACGCGCCAGGCCTTCACCGTGGAGCTCGCTGGGCGGGCGCGCTACCCCGGCGCGATCTCCCTCAACTCCTTCGGGTTCAACCTCTCGCGCCTGGTGGGCCCGGCGGTTGCCGGACTGGTGATCGCGCGGTACGGGATGGGCTGGACCTTCCTCCTCAACGCCCTCTCCTTCATCCCCCTAATCCTGGTGTTGCGCGGCCTCTCGGTCGGGAACGCCGCGGGGGAGCGGCGCGGCAACCCCATCGCCCAAGCGCTGGAGGGTCTGCGGTACGTCTGGGCCACCCCCCTCGTGCGCACCGTCGTCCTCCTCATGCTCTGGGTGGGGATCTTCGGGATCAACTTCCAGACCCTCATCCCCGCGTACGCCCGGCTCGAGCTGGGCCTCGAGGCTGGTGGGTACGGGTTCCTGCTCTCAGCGCTGGGGTTGGGGGCGCTCGGCGGAGCGCTCTGGCAGGCGTGGGCCTCGAGCGTACGCCCGGCGCGTCTGCTGTTGGGGGCGGGGTTGTTGGGGGGGGTGCACCTGCTGCTCTTGGCGCGCCTTCCGGCGTGGGGGGTGGCCATCGTTCTTATCGCGGCGGGGTTCGCGATGGTAACCACGCTGATCAGCGCGAACACCACCGTCCAGACGATCGTGCCCGACCGGCTAAGGGGGCGGGTGATGTCCATCTACTCTTTGGTGCTGTTGGGGACGGGGCCGCTTGGCGCCTACCTCACGGGCCTCTTGTTCGAGGCGCTAGGGGGGCGCATGGCCGCGGGGGTGCTCGGAGCCTGCACCCTCGCGGGGTGGGTCTTCTTCCTGCGTCGCCCCTGGCCCCGGCGGCTGGATGCGGCGCGGCCGGAGGCGGTGTAG
- a CDS encoding acyl-CoA dehydrogenase family protein, which translates to MLDYYQVAELFTPEERQVQAAARKFLEAEALPHIAQWWEEGVFPKHLIPRFGEMGFLGANLPSAYGAAEVSNVAYGLIMYELERVDSGLRSFASVQGALVMYPIYAFGSEEQKQRYLPELAAGRLVGCFGLTEPDGGSDPDANMKTRARRDGDHYVLSGTKMWITNGNIADIAIIWAKDEEGVVRGFIVPTDAPGFTANEVKHKMSLRASVTSELVLDEVRVHKDQMLPKAQGLRAPLACLTQARYGIAWGAMGALEAVYTEALEFASSRVTFGRPIAARQMVQHKLVEMLTAHTQGLLLAWRLGRLKDAGRLTYTQVSLAKRQNVRAALQAARTAREILGGNGITLEYHAIRHMLNLETVDTYEGTHDIHTFIVGRDITGKNALG; encoded by the coding sequence ATGCTGGACTACTACCAGGTCGCAGAGCTCTTCACCCCGGAAGAACGCCAGGTCCAGGCCGCCGCACGGAAGTTCCTCGAGGCCGAGGCCCTGCCCCACATCGCCCAGTGGTGGGAGGAGGGCGTCTTCCCCAAGCACCTCATCCCCCGGTTCGGGGAGATGGGGTTTTTGGGGGCGAACCTCCCCAGCGCGTACGGCGCGGCCGAGGTCAGCAACGTCGCGTACGGCCTGATCATGTACGAGCTCGAGCGCGTGGACTCCGGGCTGCGGAGCTTCGCCTCGGTCCAGGGCGCGCTCGTGATGTACCCCATCTACGCCTTCGGGTCCGAGGAGCAAAAACAGCGGTACCTGCCCGAGCTCGCCGCGGGCCGGCTCGTCGGCTGCTTCGGCCTCACCGAGCCCGACGGCGGGTCCGACCCGGACGCGAACATGAAGACCCGCGCCCGCAGGGACGGCGATCACTACGTCCTCTCAGGCACGAAGATGTGGATCACCAACGGGAACATCGCGGACATCGCCATCATCTGGGCCAAGGACGAGGAGGGCGTGGTGCGGGGCTTCATCGTGCCCACCGACGCGCCAGGCTTCACCGCGAACGAGGTCAAGCACAAGATGAGCCTCCGGGCCTCGGTGACGAGCGAGCTCGTCCTCGATGAGGTGCGCGTGCACAAGGACCAGATGCTCCCCAAGGCCCAGGGGCTGCGCGCGCCTCTCGCCTGCCTCACCCAGGCCCGCTACGGGATCGCCTGGGGCGCGATGGGGGCCCTCGAGGCCGTGTACACTGAAGCCCTCGAGTTCGCCTCGAGCCGCGTCACCTTCGGCCGCCCGATCGCCGCCCGTCAGATGGTGCAGCACAAGCTGGTGGAGATGCTCACCGCGCACACCCAAGGCCTCCTCCTCGCCTGGCGGCTCGGGCGCTTGAAGGACGCGGGCCGCCTCACCTACACCCAGGTCTCCCTCGCCAAGCGCCAGAACGTGCGCGCCGCGTTGCAGGCCGCCCGCACCGCGCGCGAGATCCTCGGGGGGAACGGGATCACCCTCGAGTACCACGCGATCCGGCACATGCTGAACCTAGAGACGGTGGACACCTACGAGGGCACCCACGACATCCACACCTTCATCGTGGGCCGGGACATCACCGGCAAGAACGCGCTGGGGTAG